In bacterium, a single genomic region encodes these proteins:
- a CDS encoding AMP-binding protein yields the protein MIDRKKGFYDEAAETMPPAKRAQAQREMLRETVLHAYEHAPATRRKMDEAGVRPGDVKEPADLRKIPLTRKADLKHIQKGEPPFGGLAAVPPRAMRRIYVSPGPPFDPEGRDATHWRWEKPFIAAGFREGDIVQNTFMYHFSPAGLMFDEALQRIGCTVIPAGVGNTELQAQVMKELNVSGYIGTPSFLMTILEKAKELGYTSGDGLSLQVGMVTGEMFPESLRARFRDEFGVQVRQCYGTADVGSLGYECHEAKGMHVPDEILLEMIDPATGDPVPPGAIGEVVVTLPNRTYPLVRFATGDLSILSEDPCPCGRTSPRLLKLVGRVDQVTKIKGMFVHPEQVMQLAAKVAEIASAQFVVTRTDHDDHMEMRVVLKDPAAASDALAARIIETARAITRLRGEVQFIAASDVEEPEKKIIDKRKWD from the coding sequence ATGATCGATAGAAAGAAGGGATTTTACGACGAGGCGGCGGAGACGATGCCCCCGGCGAAGCGGGCGCAGGCGCAGCGGGAGATGCTGCGCGAAACGGTGCTCCACGCCTACGAGCATGCGCCGGCGACCCGGCGAAAGATGGACGAAGCGGGCGTACGACCCGGGGATGTGAAGGAACCGGCCGACCTGCGCAAGATCCCGCTCACCCGGAAGGCGGACCTCAAGCATATCCAGAAGGGAGAGCCGCCGTTCGGAGGTCTGGCCGCCGTGCCGCCCCGGGCGATGCGCCGCATCTACGTCTCCCCGGGCCCGCCGTTCGACCCGGAAGGCCGCGACGCGACCCACTGGCGCTGGGAGAAGCCGTTCATCGCCGCGGGTTTCCGCGAAGGCGACATCGTCCAGAACACCTTCATGTACCACTTTTCGCCGGCGGGGCTCATGTTCGACGAGGCGCTCCAGCGGATCGGCTGCACCGTCATCCCGGCGGGCGTGGGGAACACGGAGCTGCAGGCCCAGGTGATGAAGGAACTGAACGTCTCCGGTTACATCGGCACGCCGTCGTTCCTCATGACCATCCTCGAAAAGGCGAAGGAGTTGGGATACACCTCCGGCGACGGACTGTCGCTCCAGGTCGGCATGGTGACCGGCGAGATGTTTCCCGAGTCGTTGCGTGCCCGGTTCCGCGATGAGTTCGGCGTGCAGGTCCGGCAGTGCTACGGCACGGCCGACGTCGGGTCGCTGGGCTACGAATGCCATGAAGCGAAAGGGATGCACGTCCCCGACGAGATCCTCCTCGAGATGATCGATCCCGCCACGGGGGATCCCGTTCCGCCCGGGGCCATCGGAGAAGTCGTGGTGACGCTGCCGAACCGCACGTATCCGCTCGTGAGATTCGCGACCGGGGACCTCTCCATCCTGTCCGAAGACCCGTGCCCATGCGGGCGAACCTCCCCCCGCCTGCTGAAACTGGTGGGGCGCGTCGATCAGGTCACGAAGATCAAGGGGATGTTCGTCCACCCCGAGCAGGTCATGCAACTGGCGGCGAAAGTCGCGGAGATCGCCTCCGCCCAGTTCGTGGTGACCCGGACCGACCACGACGACCATATGGAGATGAGGGTCGTCCTCAAGGATCCGGCCGCCGCGTCGGACGCGCTTGCGGCGCGCATCATCGAGACGGCGCGCGCGATCACCCGTCTGCGGGGCGAGGTCCAATTTATCGCCGCCTCCGACGTGGAGGAGCCGGAGAAGAAGATCATCGACAAAAGGAAATGGGACTAA
- a CDS encoding AMP-binding protein has protein sequence MKEILKTYDTFPKLLVRNAETFGDRKVAMREKEFGIWQEFSWKEYHDHVKYFSLGMVSLGLNAGDKVAIIGDNRPEWVWGEVAAQAAGAVPLGLYQDSTLKEVSYIIDHSDASFVLAEDQEQVDKILDMKEQLPKVRYIIYSDPRGMRGYKQPFLLDFKEVENFGRELEQRDPGLFAKNVEAAKYEDLAFICYTSGTTGFPKGAMLSFRNFLSMAANLMEVDNKFEKDEFVSFLPLAWIGEQMMCLSSALLTGFTVNFPEKPETVQENIREIGPTIMFSPPRIWENMTSTVQVKVMDASALKRRMYNWALPVGYAYSDAVFRKEAIPPLLRLKQKLAYALVFRALKDRLGLLRIRSASTGGAALGPDVFKFFNAMGVNLKQIYGQTEISGISCIHREGDINFDSVGKPIPETEIRLSDSGEILSRSPSVFLGYYKNPEETEKTLSGGWLHSGDAGYFTKDEHLIVIDRVKDVMHLNDGTRFSPQFIENKLKFSPYIKECVCLGNQRDFIASMICIDYPNVGKWAESRRLSYTTYTDLAAKPEVLELLAKEVEKVNETLPETTRVKRFVPLYKELDADDDELTRTRKVRRAFVGERYKHVIEGMYAGEDAIPIDATIKYQDGKTSRIKTTLGVRNL, from the coding sequence ATGAAGGAGATCCTCAAGACCTACGACACGTTCCCCAAGCTCCTCGTCCGGAACGCCGAGACGTTCGGCGACCGCAAGGTCGCGATGCGCGAAAAGGAGTTCGGCATCTGGCAGGAGTTCAGCTGGAAGGAATACCACGACCACGTCAAGTACTTCTCGCTCGGCATGGTCTCCCTGGGATTGAACGCGGGAGACAAGGTGGCGATCATCGGGGACAACCGGCCCGAGTGGGTGTGGGGCGAGGTGGCGGCGCAGGCGGCGGGCGCGGTCCCGTTGGGGCTGTACCAGGACTCGACGCTCAAGGAAGTGTCGTACATCATCGACCACTCCGACGCCTCCTTTGTGCTCGCCGAGGACCAGGAGCAGGTCGACAAGATTCTCGACATGAAGGAGCAGCTCCCCAAGGTCCGGTACATCATCTACAGCGACCCGCGGGGGATGCGGGGGTACAAGCAGCCGTTCCTCCTCGACTTCAAGGAGGTCGAGAACTTCGGCCGCGAGCTGGAGCAGCGGGACCCCGGGCTCTTCGCGAAGAACGTCGAGGCGGCGAAGTACGAGGACCTCGCGTTCATCTGCTACACCTCCGGCACCACCGGATTCCCCAAGGGGGCGATGCTGTCGTTCCGCAATTTCTTGAGCATGGCGGCGAACCTCATGGAGGTGGACAACAAGTTCGAAAAGGACGAGTTCGTTTCCTTCCTGCCACTGGCCTGGATCGGCGAGCAGATGATGTGCCTGTCCAGCGCCCTCCTCACCGGGTTCACCGTGAACTTCCCCGAGAAGCCGGAAACGGTGCAGGAGAACATCCGGGAGATCGGCCCCACCATCATGTTCTCCCCGCCCCGGATCTGGGAAAACATGACCTCCACGGTCCAGGTGAAGGTGATGGACGCCTCGGCGCTCAAGCGCCGGATGTACAACTGGGCGCTGCCCGTTGGATACGCTTACTCCGACGCGGTCTTCCGGAAGGAGGCGATCCCGCCGCTGCTGCGCCTGAAGCAGAAGCTGGCGTATGCCCTCGTCTTCCGGGCGCTGAAGGACCGGCTCGGCCTCCTGAGAATCCGTTCCGCCTCCACCGGCGGGGCGGCGCTGGGGCCCGACGTCTTCAAGTTCTTCAACGCGATGGGCGTGAACCTGAAGCAGATCTACGGACAAACGGAGATCTCCGGCATCTCGTGCATTCACCGCGAGGGCGACATCAACTTCGACTCGGTCGGCAAGCCGATCCCCGAGACGGAGATCCGGCTTTCCGACTCCGGCGAGATCTTGTCGCGATCCCCCTCCGTCTTCCTCGGCTATTACAAGAACCCCGAGGAGACGGAGAAGACGTTGAGCGGCGGCTGGCTCCACTCGGGCGACGCGGGCTACTTCACGAAAGACGAACACCTGATAGTGATCGACCGCGTGAAGGACGTGATGCACCTGAACGACGGCACCAGGTTCTCGCCGCAGTTCATCGAGAACAAGCTGAAGTTCTCCCCCTACATCAAGGAATGCGTCTGCCTCGGGAACCAGCGGGACTTCATCGCGTCGATGATCTGCATCGACTACCCCAACGTGGGGAAATGGGCCGAGAGCCGCCGTCTCTCCTATACGACCTATACGGACCTCGCCGCCAAGCCCGAGGTGCTCGAGCTTCTGGCGAAGGAGGTCGAGAAGGTAAACGAGACCCTGCCGGAGACGACGCGCGTGAAGCGGTTCGTCCCGCTCTACAAGGAGCTCGACGCGGACGACGACGAGCTGACCCGCACGCGCAAGGTCCGCCGCGCGTTCGTCGGGGAACGGTACAAGCACGTGATCGAGGGGATGTACGCCGGCGAGGACGCCATCCCCATCGACGCGACGATCAAGTACCAGGACGGCAAGACGTCCCGCATCAAGACGACGCTCGGCGTGCGCAACCTATAG
- a CDS encoding branched-chain amino acid ABC transporter permease, with protein MQYCGDFRTTYEKDVKIFQTPFIKICMGFLGVALLALPYLIKGEYLWIALQILIAVIGAVGLNILTGFTGQISLGQGAFLGVGAYTSAYLTAKMGLSFWVGVPAAGLVTAMAGMVFGIPSLRLKGLYLAIATLASQFILEWVFIRWEPVTGGSYGIAVPRPVIGNFTFESDGSYYYIVLAFTVAMTLFATNLIRTKTGRAFMAVRDHYISAEIMGISLYKYRLLSFGISSFYAGVAGALFGHALKFVSSEQFNIGVSIVYLAMIIIGGLGSIIGSIFGAVFMILLPKLLSVATTMISADFPSVTKMVMAFEQGIFGLIIVLFLIFEPDGLAHRWKLIKAYWKLYPFSY; from the coding sequence ATGCAATATTGCGGCGACTTCAGGACCACCTACGAAAAGGACGTCAAGATTTTCCAGACGCCCTTCATCAAGATTTGCATGGGGTTCCTCGGCGTCGCCCTCCTCGCGTTGCCGTACCTGATCAAGGGGGAGTACCTCTGGATCGCCCTGCAGATCCTGATCGCCGTCATCGGGGCGGTGGGACTCAACATCCTCACCGGGTTCACCGGGCAGATCTCCCTCGGGCAGGGGGCGTTCCTCGGGGTCGGGGCGTATACCTCGGCCTATCTCACGGCAAAGATGGGGCTCTCCTTCTGGGTCGGAGTCCCGGCGGCCGGACTGGTGACCGCGATGGCGGGGATGGTCTTCGGGATCCCGTCGCTGCGCCTCAAAGGTCTGTACCTCGCCATCGCCACGCTGGCGTCCCAGTTCATCCTCGAGTGGGTCTTCATCCGCTGGGAGCCGGTTACCGGCGGAAGCTACGGGATCGCGGTCCCGCGCCCGGTGATCGGCAACTTCACCTTCGAGTCCGACGGCTCCTACTACTACATCGTCCTCGCGTTCACGGTCGCGATGACCCTTTTCGCCACGAACCTGATCCGGACGAAAACCGGCCGCGCCTTCATGGCCGTGCGGGATCATTACATCTCCGCCGAGATCATGGGGATCAGCCTCTACAAGTACCGGCTCCTCTCCTTCGGGATCTCCTCCTTCTACGCGGGAGTCGCGGGCGCGCTCTTCGGGCATGCGTTGAAATTCGTCTCCTCGGAGCAGTTCAACATCGGCGTCTCGATCGTCTACCTCGCCATGATCATCATCGGGGGATTGGGGAGCATCATCGGATCGATCTTCGGGGCGGTGTTCATGATCCTGCTGCCGAAACTGCTCTCGGTGGCGACGACGATGATCTCGGCGGATTTTCCTTCCGTGACGAAGATGGTCATGGCCTTCGAGCAGGGGATCTTCGGGCTGATCATCGTCCTGTTCCTCATCTTCGAGCCCGACGGCCTGGCGCATCGCTGGAAGCTGATCAAGGCGTACTGGAAGCTGTATCCGTTCTCATATTGA
- a CDS encoding ABC transporter ATP-binding protein translates to MLKVNNIEVIYSDVILVLKGLSMVVPEGQIVALLGANGAGKSTTLKAISGLLKSEEGEVTDGEILFGGEKINGKDPEEIVRKGIFQVMEGRKVFEDLTTEENLRCGAHTRKDQKNVKGDYERVYTYFPRLKERRKGLAGYLSGGEQQMLAIGRALMARPKLMLLDEPSLGLSPLLVKEIFGIIKDINQKEKTTILLVEQNARVALSISSYGYIMENGKVVLDGETEKLANNEDVKEFYLGMNEVGTRKSYRDIKHYKRRKRWLS, encoded by the coding sequence ATGCTCAAGGTGAACAACATCGAGGTGATCTACTCGGACGTCATCCTCGTCCTCAAGGGGCTTTCCATGGTCGTCCCCGAGGGACAGATCGTCGCGCTGCTGGGCGCCAACGGGGCGGGGAAGAGCACCACCCTCAAGGCGATCTCGGGCCTCCTCAAGTCCGAGGAGGGGGAGGTCACCGACGGGGAGATCCTCTTCGGCGGCGAAAAGATCAATGGAAAGGACCCCGAGGAGATCGTCAGGAAAGGGATCTTCCAGGTGATGGAGGGGCGAAAGGTCTTCGAGGACCTGACGACCGAGGAAAACCTGCGGTGCGGCGCCCATACCCGGAAGGATCAGAAAAACGTCAAGGGCGACTACGAGCGGGTCTACACCTACTTCCCGCGCCTGAAAGAGCGCCGGAAGGGGCTGGCCGGCTACCTGTCCGGCGGCGAGCAGCAGATGCTGGCGATCGGGCGGGCGCTGATGGCGCGGCCCAAGCTCATGCTCCTCGACGAGCCGTCCCTCGGGTTGTCGCCGCTGCTGGTCAAGGAGATCTTCGGCATCATCAAGGACATCAACCAGAAGGAGAAGACGACGATCCTCCTGGTGGAGCAGAACGCCCGCGTGGCGCTCTCCATTTCCAGCTACGGCTACATCATGGAAAACGGCAAGGTGGTGCTCGACGGCGAAACGGAGAAGCTCGCCAACAACGAGGACGTCAAGGAGTTCTACCTCGGGATGAACGAGGTCGGGACCCGGAAGTCGTACCGCGACATCAAGCATTACAAGCGCCGCAAACGCTGGCTCTCCTGA
- a CDS encoding branched-chain amino acid ABC transporter permease, with protein sequence MTTQYLLQLVISGLVVGSIYAAVALGFTIIYKATRVVNFAQGEFLMVGAYACYAFLVQMRVPFWAALLMTILFAVVMAMTLERLVLRPMIGEPIISIIMVTIGLSLVMRSIVTAVWGNDILVYEPKLFPQETVSIGGVPVSQEFIWCFVLSMVLLAVFSAFFKFSKAGVAMRATAFNQQAAQSMGISVKSIFALSWIISAVVSGIGGVLIGNINGINSSLYHFGLKVFPATILGGLDSILGAALGGLIIGLLENLSDGLCKAYLDLSGVKEVAPYVILVVILMIKPYGLFGTKEIERV encoded by the coding sequence ATGACGACACAGTATTTGCTGCAGCTCGTGATCAGCGGCCTGGTCGTGGGGAGCATCTACGCGGCCGTCGCGCTGGGCTTCACGATCATCTACAAGGCCACGCGGGTGGTCAACTTCGCCCAGGGAGAGTTCCTGATGGTGGGGGCGTACGCCTGCTACGCCTTCCTCGTGCAGATGCGCGTACCGTTCTGGGCGGCGCTCCTGATGACGATCCTTTTCGCGGTGGTGATGGCGATGACGCTCGAGCGGCTTGTCCTGCGCCCGATGATCGGTGAGCCGATCATCTCCATCATCATGGTCACGATCGGGCTGTCGCTCGTCATGCGCTCCATCGTCACGGCGGTCTGGGGGAACGACATCCTTGTCTACGAGCCGAAGCTCTTCCCCCAGGAAACAGTGTCGATCGGCGGGGTGCCCGTCTCCCAGGAGTTCATCTGGTGCTTCGTGCTGTCGATGGTCCTGCTCGCCGTCTTTTCCGCGTTCTTCAAATTCTCCAAGGCGGGCGTTGCAATGCGCGCGACGGCGTTCAACCAGCAGGCCGCGCAGTCGATGGGGATCTCGGTCAAGTCGATCTTCGCCCTTTCCTGGATCATCTCGGCGGTCGTCTCGGGGATCGGCGGGGTCCTGATCGGCAACATCAACGGGATCAACAGCTCCCTCTACCACTTCGGGCTGAAGGTCTTCCCGGCGACGATCCTCGGCGGACTCGACTCGATCCTCGGCGCCGCCCTCGGGGGGTTGATCATCGGGTTGCTCGAAAACCTCTCGGACGGCCTCTGCAAGGCGTACCTCGATTTGAGCGGCGTGAAGGAGGTCGCCCCGTACGTGATCCTCGTCGTCATCCTGATGATCAAGCCGTACGGGCTGTTCGGCACGAAGGAAATCGAGCGCGTTTGA
- a CDS encoding ABC transporter ATP-binding protein, producing the protein MPLLRIDDINLSFGGVKAINGVSINVARGSIHAIIGPNGAGKTSIFNCISSVYKPQRGAVYFEDRKVTGMKPDHVTHLGIARTFQNIALFHHMTVLDNLMLGRHQFLKRGILAGGIFFGPARTEEIENRKAVEDIIDFLEIENIRKKPVGTLAYGLRKRVELGRALALKPKLLLLDEPMAGMNLEEKEDMARFILDINEEWGVTILLIEHDLGVVMDISHRVSVLDFGVKISEGEPAEVANDPRVIKAYIGEEDDFLREMEAR; encoded by the coding sequence ATGCCGCTGCTTCGGATCGACGACATCAACCTCTCCTTCGGGGGGGTGAAGGCGATCAACGGGGTCTCGATCAACGTGGCGCGGGGAAGCATCCACGCGATCATCGGCCCCAACGGCGCCGGGAAGACCTCGATCTTCAACTGCATCTCGAGCGTCTACAAGCCGCAGCGCGGCGCCGTCTATTTCGAGGACCGCAAGGTCACCGGGATGAAGCCGGACCACGTGACCCACCTGGGGATCGCCCGCACCTTCCAGAACATCGCCCTCTTCCATCACATGACCGTACTCGACAACCTGATGCTCGGGCGCCACCAGTTCCTGAAGCGGGGGATCCTGGCGGGCGGAATCTTCTTCGGTCCCGCCCGCACCGAGGAGATCGAGAACCGGAAGGCGGTCGAGGACATCATCGACTTCCTCGAGATCGAAAACATCCGGAAGAAGCCGGTCGGGACGCTTGCCTACGGCCTTCGCAAGCGAGTCGAACTGGGCAGGGCGCTGGCGCTCAAGCCGAAGCTCCTGCTCCTCGACGAACCGATGGCCGGGATGAACCTCGAGGAAAAGGAAGACATGGCCCGCTTCATCCTCGACATCAACGAGGAGTGGGGGGTCACGATCCTGCTGATCGAGCACGACCTCGGCGTGGTGATGGACATCAGCCATCGGGTGAGCGTCCTCGACTTCGGCGTGAAGATCTCCGAAGGGGAACCGGCGGAGGTCGCCAACGATCCGCGCGTCATCAAGGCGTACATCGGAGAGGAAGACGACTTCCTGAGGGAAATGGAGGCGCGCTGA
- a CDS encoding Xaa-Pro peptidase family protein, with protein sequence MYNLTPATEIHGRITKLQAGLRAAHLDAAFLVQNADLFYFTGSIQQGILIVPAEGEPAYFVRRVYERAVEESPLSNIRKINSPKEVAAYFAGKNVVFPSVGFELDVLPIATFLRFQQVFPGAKPEDVSIVVRGIRASKSPHEAALLRKNGKKLAALLSGARKKIRPGVTEVALQGMLQGEAIGGGHSTINRMRAFNQEPGLGCVISGPDAAVPSYADFPTAGKGLSPYVPAGAGERAIRPNEPVIIDLMWAQDGYLVDMARTYSIGPMSARMEEAYGHAVSVLRAIEAGIRPGAVAGDLYAAGLDVAAATPYVANFMGPPGYNTKFIGHGIGIEVDEFPFVAKGAPTVLAPGMVFALEPKFVFPGEGAVGLENTYLVTADGFEILTPLDEGVLRCDG encoded by the coding sequence GTGTACAACCTCACCCCGGCCACGGAGATCCACGGGCGGATCACGAAGCTGCAGGCCGGCCTGCGCGCCGCGCACCTCGACGCCGCCTTCCTCGTGCAGAACGCCGATCTTTTCTACTTCACCGGATCGATCCAGCAGGGGATCCTGATCGTCCCCGCGGAAGGGGAACCGGCCTACTTTGTCCGCCGGGTCTACGAGCGGGCCGTAGAGGAATCGCCGCTTTCCAACATTCGCAAAATCAACAGCCCCAAAGAGGTGGCCGCATACTTCGCCGGGAAAAACGTCGTCTTTCCCTCGGTCGGATTCGAACTGGACGTCCTTCCCATCGCGACCTTCCTCCGCTTCCAGCAGGTCTTCCCCGGGGCGAAGCCCGAGGACGTATCCATTGTCGTCCGGGGGATCCGCGCCTCGAAATCGCCGCACGAGGCCGCCTTGCTCCGGAAAAACGGGAAAAAGCTCGCCGCGCTGCTCTCCGGAGCCCGGAAAAAGATCCGCCCAGGCGTCACGGAAGTGGCCCTCCAGGGGATGCTCCAGGGCGAGGCGATCGGAGGCGGTCACAGCACCATAAACCGGATGCGCGCCTTCAACCAGGAGCCGGGCCTCGGGTGCGTGATCTCCGGCCCGGACGCGGCGGTTCCCTCCTACGCAGACTTCCCGACAGCAGGGAAGGGCCTCTCCCCGTACGTCCCGGCGGGCGCGGGAGAGCGCGCGATCCGGCCGAACGAACCGGTCATCATCGACCTGATGTGGGCGCAGGACGGCTACCTGGTGGACATGGCCCGCACGTACAGCATCGGTCCGATGTCCGCGAGGATGGAGGAGGCATACGGCCACGCCGTCTCCGTGCTGCGCGCGATCGAAGCGGGGATCCGTCCCGGAGCCGTGGCGGGAGACCTGTACGCCGCGGGGCTCGACGTGGCGGCCGCCACGCCTTACGTGGCGAATTTCATGGGTCCGCCGGGGTATAATACAAAGTTCATCGGCCACGGGATCGGGATCGAGGTGGACGAGTTCCCCTTCGTCGCGAAGGGGGCCCCCACGGTCCTTGCGCCCGGAATGGTGTTCGCCCTCGAGCCGAAGTTCGTTTTCCCGGGGGAGGGCGCCGTGGGGCTCGAGAACACGTACCTGGTGACCGCGGACGGGTTCGAGATTCTGACGCCGCTCGACGAGGGCGTCCTCCGCTGCGACGGGTGA
- a CDS encoding DUF169 domain-containing protein, whose protein sequence is MDAAALNQHLEKHLRVNTFPLGIKSLKPGEPLPDKVKIPLKHLGVKVAVCQAISIARRYGWTMALSGADVSCPIAKAVFGFEERNDYYTSGSLADGMYASCKEAGAAFENALAKYDFGEYAHVLAGPLSRLNFVPDTVLVYGNSAQVLRLLNAALHKRGGSLASDFSGRGDCADIVIKGKKTGEPQVVLPCYGDRIFGMTGDDEMAFTFPFDRADEIVDGLEKTHAGGVRYPVPVYLRFQADFPKSYQELEKIWQESKK, encoded by the coding sequence ATGGACGCCGCCGCACTGAACCAGCACCTTGAAAAGCATCTCCGGGTGAATACCTTCCCCTTGGGGATCAAGTCGCTGAAACCCGGGGAGCCGCTTCCCGACAAGGTGAAAATTCCCTTGAAGCACCTGGGCGTGAAGGTGGCGGTCTGCCAGGCAATCTCGATCGCCCGCCGGTACGGGTGGACGATGGCGCTCTCGGGCGCGGACGTCTCCTGCCCGATCGCGAAGGCGGTCTTCGGCTTCGAGGAGCGCAACGACTATTACACCTCCGGATCGCTGGCCGACGGGATGTACGCCTCGTGCAAGGAAGCGGGGGCGGCGTTCGAAAACGCCCTCGCCAAGTACGACTTCGGCGAGTACGCCCATGTGCTGGCCGGACCGTTGAGCCGCCTCAACTTCGTCCCCGACACGGTCCTCGTCTATGGGAACTCCGCCCAGGTGCTGCGATTGCTGAACGCCGCCCTTCACAAGCGGGGCGGCAGCCTCGCGAGCGATTTCTCCGGGCGCGGGGATTGCGCCGACATCGTCATCAAGGGGAAGAAGACCGGCGAGCCGCAGGTGGTCCTCCCGTGCTACGGCGACCGGATCTTCGGAATGACCGGCGATGACGAGATGGCGTTCACCTTCCCGTTCGATCGGGCGGACGAGATCGTCGATGGATTGGAGAAAACCCACGCCGGCGGCGTCCGGTACCCGGTCCCCGTCTACCTTCGCTTCCAGGCCGACTTCCCCAAGTCGTACCAGGAGTTGGAAAAAATCTGGCAGGAGTCGAAAAAGTAA
- a CDS encoding ABC transporter substrate-binding protein: MKQTMRVVAMVAAMALFVTGAAFSAPAIKVGHLADLTGATGEVGKPYAQGVQDYKDWVNKNGGINGKQIDMPMFDYAYDKNKAVNQYKKYKEDGVVAIQGWGSGDTEALSATTGSDKIPYVSASYSAHLTDPKKAPYNFFCAADYSSALRAGLKYLKDNWKEKRAPKVVFIYPNVPYGIAPIKGGKEYAKEIGFEVLGDENVDLKAIEANSQLLSVKNKAADFAWVGGTTNSTAVILKDAKKLGLKTKFFCNIWGADESTPKLAGGAEEGTLVMAGSTLYGSKVPGMKQLMKITNNKPQVTHYIRGYVSMMVLTEALKIADKKGQLNGPGVKAALESLKNFDTGGLAANKITFTATDHRPFMTTNIMAFEKGKLVLKKTIDLPRKAEWLGL; encoded by the coding sequence ATGAAGCAGACGATGCGTGTGGTTGCGATGGTCGCCGCAATGGCGCTGTTCGTGACCGGAGCCGCTTTTTCGGCGCCGGCGATCAAGGTCGGACACCTGGCGGACCTGACCGGTGCGACGGGCGAAGTCGGGAAGCCGTACGCCCAGGGCGTCCAGGACTACAAGGACTGGGTCAACAAGAACGGCGGGATCAACGGGAAGCAGATCGACATGCCGATGTTCGACTACGCCTACGACAAGAACAAGGCGGTGAACCAGTACAAGAAGTACAAGGAAGACGGCGTCGTGGCGATCCAGGGATGGGGCTCGGGCGACACGGAAGCGCTGTCCGCCACCACCGGGAGCGACAAGATCCCGTACGTTTCCGCTTCGTACTCGGCCCACCTGACCGATCCGAAGAAGGCTCCGTACAACTTCTTCTGCGCCGCCGACTACAGCTCGGCATTGCGGGCGGGGCTCAAGTACCTGAAGGACAACTGGAAGGAGAAGCGGGCCCCGAAGGTCGTCTTCATCTATCCGAACGTCCCGTACGGCATCGCGCCGATCAAGGGCGGCAAGGAGTATGCGAAGGAAATCGGGTTCGAGGTCCTGGGCGACGAGAACGTCGACCTGAAGGCGATCGAGGCGAACTCCCAGCTTCTTTCCGTGAAGAACAAGGCCGCCGACTTCGCGTGGGTCGGGGGGACCACCAACTCGACCGCGGTGATCCTGAAGGACGCGAAGAAACTCGGCCTCAAGACGAAGTTCTTCTGCAACATCTGGGGCGCGGACGAGTCGACGCCGAAGCTGGCGGGCGGCGCGGAGGAAGGAACCCTCGTGATGGCCGGCTCCACGCTGTACGGCTCGAAGGTTCCCGGCATGAAGCAGCTCATGAAGATCACGAACAACAAGCCCCAGGTTACGCATTACATCCGCGGATACGTTTCGATGATGGTCCTCACGGAAGCGCTGAAGATCGCGGACAAGAAAGGGCAGCTGAACGGCCCCGGCGTGAAGGCGGCGCTCGAGTCGTTGAAGAACTTCGACACCGGCGGACTGGCCGCGAACAAGATCACCTTTACGGCGACCGACCATCGGCCGTTCATGACGACCAACATCATGGCGTTCGAGAAGGGGAAGCTGGTCCTGAAGAAGACGATCGACCTTCCGCGCAAGGCGGAGTGGCTCGGACTGTAA